A DNA window from Cutaneotrichosporon cavernicola HIS019 DNA, chromosome: 2 contains the following coding sequences:
- a CDS encoding uncharacterized protein (Glycosyl hydrolases family 18): MLLPTLTTLLSLACASAAVVKRGFEAPHYSVYLNDEFTYDSWPGPDKIKPYNRALMAFWQTDGAVATPASWQSFTDEQRQTILTAYHGAGIALMVSAFGDAVATAQGIAAWVKKYAVDGVDIDLEDFNPLQNERDFSLDWLTKFHTELAAQLPGAPISSTPTAWMYGSVFGSADSVYCKLQAAVGDKISWYQLQLYNGQKGAWNTCENTLWNSSDPAFLSLGQIATMCNIPQSSITVGRLWDPADLATPDSQDQIPAPADNGACIAQAKAHGYPGTGMMVWSAHKNNWDGANNYLAGTLAGIESAPPVSSAANSSPSAASPSSSGNAASGISSASHSAGQSTGSAAVASAKASTSGSAAAAGTSQGTPASSAATKVAVPAAALAVAALALLV; encoded by the exons ATGCTTCTCCCCACGCTCACTACCTTACTCTCTTTAGCATGTgcctcggccgccgtcgtcaagCGCGGTTTCGAAGCTCCCCACTACAGCGTCTACCTCAATG acgaATTCACATACGACTCGTGGCCCGGTCCGGACAAGATCAAGCCGTACAACCGCGCCTTGATGGCGTTCTGGCAGACGGATggcgcggtggcg ACCCCAGCTTCGTGGCAGTCGTTCACAGACGAGCAGCGCCAGACCATCCTGACCGCGTACCACGGTGCCGGAATCGCACTCATGGTCTCTGCGTTTGGCGACGCCG TCGCCACTGCGCAGGGGATTGCGGCGTGGGTCAAGAAGTACGCTGTTGATGGTGTTgacatcgacctcgagg ACTTCAACCCCCTCCAGAACGAGCGCGACTTCTCTCTCGACTGGCTGACCAAGTTCCACACCGAGCTTGCCGCGCAGCTCCCCGGTGcgcccatctcgtccaCCCCCACCGCGTGGATGTACGGCTCGGTCTTTGGTTCGGCGGACAGCGTCTACTGCAAGCTTCAGGCCGCCGTCGGTGACAAGATCAGTTGGTACCAGCTTCAGCTGTACAATGGCCAGAAGGGCGCGTGGAACACGTGTGAG AACACGCTCTGGAACTCGTCCGACCCGGCATTCCTCTCCCTCGGTCAGATCGCAACTATGTGCAACATTCCCCAGTCGAGCATCACTGTCGGCAGGCTATGGGACCCGGCTGACCTTGCTACCCCGGACTCCCAGGATCAGATCCCTGCCCCTGCTGACAACGGCGCATGCATTGCCCAAGCCAAGGCCCACGGCTACCCTGGCACGGGTATGATGGTGTGGTCGGCCCACAAGAACAACTGG GACGGCGCTAACAACTACCTGGCCGGGACGCTTGCCGGCATCGAGTCCGCGCCTCCTGTTTCCTCTGCCGCCaactcctccccctccgctGCTTCGCCTAGCTCCTCTGGCAACGCTGCCTCCGGGATTAGCAGCGCGTCCCACTCCGCTGGCCAGTCGACGGGCTCTGCTGCCGTCGCGTCCGCTAAGGCCTCGACATCGGGCTcggctgccgctgccggcACCTCTCAGGGCACCCCGGCGAGCTCCGCCGCCACAAAGGTTGCTGTGCCTGCTGCAGCCCTTGCTGTTGCCGcacttgccctcctcgttTAA
- the TRM5 gene encoding uncharacterized protein (Specifically methylates the N1 position of guanosine-37 in various cytoplasmic and mitochondrial tRNAs. Methylation is not dependent on the nature of the nucleoside 5' of the target nucleoside. This is the first step in the biosynthesis of wybutosine (yW), a modified base adjacent to the anticodon of tRNAs and required for accurate decoding): MSQPAPSPSLRDLRPPQHQGMRNLDKSKFGLSVPVVTARIPAGSVGAVLKHPMLRGQLVDIAKVKSVLVNPDEPEARRVLLRVSDPTQLPKQTKEYLEGIGAQFGSYNIDLDYDYWSVHDVLTSILPNLDGEDPPSSFTQTGHLAHVNLRDEWLPYKHIIGQVIVDKVSSVTTVVNKLNSIHAQFRYFDMEVIAGKDDFVVSTHESGCSFTFDFSKVYWNSRLHTEHERLLSHFTPGQVVADAMAGVGPFAVPAAKKGAYVLANDLNPESVKWMRENQARNKVEPRLRITEDDARAFIRRAPLEAWTKPFTRSEAVRNRAWEKAQRAARVQAKKEKEERESAGLPELVKEEEKEEPAAPQTIDHYVMNLPDSALEFLDAYMGSFTPLLSQPGYDRTTPLPLIHVHCFTRELEPETASADICERATGYLGHSVSPDMDDFHLHAVRRVAPNKDMYCLTFRLPEAVAYA, translated from the exons ATGTCGCAACCCGCCCCTTCCCCGTCCTTGCGCGACCTCCGGCCCCCGCAGCACCAAGGAATGAGGAACCTCGACAAGTCCAAGTTCGGGCTCTCGGTCCCAGTCGTTACGGCACGCATACCTGCCGGCTCGGTTGGAGCCGTTCTGAAACACCCAATGTTGAGGGGACAGCTGGTGGACAtcgccaaggtcaagaGCGTGCTGGTCAACCCTGATGAGCCTGAGGCCcggcgcgtcctcctccgcgtcTCCGACCCAACTCAATTGCCCAAGCAGACGAAAGAGTACCTCGAGGGTATTGGAGCCCAATTTGGCAGCTACAACATCGACCTGGATTACGATTACTGGAGCGTACACGACGTGCTTACGTCTATTCTGCCCAACttggatggcgaggaccCGCCTTCCTCTTTCACGCAGACAGGACATCTTG CACACGTTAACCTGCGTGACGAATGGTTGCCGTACAAGCATATCATTGGGCAGGTGATAGTCGACAAGGTGTCGAGTGTCACCACCGTCGTCAACAAGCTCAACAGCATCCACGCGCAGTTCCGATACTTTGACATGGAGGTGATCGCGGGCAAGGATGACTTTGTGGTATCTACG CACGAGTCCGGTTGCTCCTTCACCTTCGACTTCTCCAAGGTGTACTGGAACTCGCGCCTGCACACCGAGCACGAacgcctcctctcccactTTACGCCCGGCCAAGTCGTGGCGGACGCGATGGCGGGCGTTGGGCCCTTTGCGGTGCCAGCAGCCAAGAAGGGCGCGTACGTGTTGGCAAACGACCTTAACCCCGAGAGCGTCAAGTGGATGCGTGAGAACCAGGCGCGGAACAAGGTCGAGCCCAGACTGCGGATAACAGAGGATGACGCGCGCGCTTTCATCCGCCGCGCTCCCCTGGAAGCATGGACCAAGCCGTTCACGCGGAGCGAAGCGGTGAGAAACCGCGCGTGGGAGAAAGCGCAGCGGGCTGCCAGAGTgcaggccaagaaggagaaggaggagcgggagtCCGCTGGGTTGCCGGAACTggtcaaggaggaagaaAAGGAGGAGCCAGCAGCCCCCCAGACGATCGACCACTACGTCATGAACCTCCCCGACTCGGCgctcgagttcctcgaTGCGTACATGGGCTCATTcacccccctcctctcccagcCAGGCTACGACAGGACCACGCCGCTCCCCCTCATCCACGTACACTGCTTCACGCGCGAACTCGAGCCCGAgaccgccagcgccgaTATCTGCGAGCGCGCAACCGGATACCTTGGCCACTCGGTGTCGCCAGACATGGATGACTTCCACCTTCATGCcgtgcgccgcgtcgcgccaAACAAGGACATGTACTGCCTCACTTTCCGACTACCCGAGGCGGTCGCGTACGCGTGA
- a CDS encoding uncharacterized protein (Fungal specific transcription factor domain), producing MSNHPYASAYSNLPSSSLLMGQGPQSNPGGGSQTDSKRPRSNKDDDDDDDDDESDESDDDAAAKLAAQAAKPNRKIVKGPDGKPKVKLTRGSRACIACRKIKMRCIPDDSSGPNGPCKRCKSGGHECIFEESNRGKRSTRKNEALAAKINKMETALKGIGGALGSLDASALNSFSQALHASTSDPEVISLISSHASQAGPSLSSSRSFGYGHEGERRGPDESTTGSHLPPLSPRLHSLPDNVLSPLGLLAEASLQNTDPAKKHTTFSRNGNVPVRPSPLSLGVSAKLGQNGSNQRLTTSDVRGHGPEVGVAASNYFKPGNLSMHPGGDERLPELLNLITREEIAELFQIFFNHTVSLHVPLLYRDFHTPDLVLQRSQFLCTVICAIAARYYTKRDVHHNLSIYAKRLAFEVPSRGYKSVEVCQAYLLLSMWTLGPEKTFEQDRTWLMLGMAIRMATDLNLHRKSIMSGLDTKEGRERDLEIVNRERCWLMCFVLDRSVSAQMGKPYTLREDYIIRGACEKSWHQQRFALPSDHALAAYVVLQQIMSRAIDTIYSSTTTISGLRDDCDYMLVVRSAHEELRRWLSEWNRGPQPDGHVEYDSRAQFYYAYSSLVLYSFGLENALERSKMDISFFLTNVYEAASRVCTVVKNHFLERSYLPYLPDTNFVMCSYALLSLLKLLKPELRNYHDSEEAIFKLVTEVADILENCAVDSSHQPAIYSAFIREIVRKTRENRRGPSAHPSRAVSRAGSPGPNGTGESGQMFDPALLHEVTWPHGDVLGGETHFAFIPQGGDMMIMPSAAGPSESVQNSPSATFGGAYQSQTTPQASNGWAEYLPTFMSADAFDGWDGSMLLPGFGRGQMTLAGGLVHSQFGSGIITPLGRSPAASRAASRAASRAQSPVGK from the exons ATGTCAAACCACCCATACGCCTCTGCGTATtccaaccttccctcctcatccctccTCATGGGCCAGGGCCCGCAGTCGAACccaggcggcggcagccAGACGGATTCCAAGCGGCCCCGGAGTAACAAggacgatgatgacgatgacgacgacgatgaaagcgacgagagcgacgacgacgccgcggcCAAACTCGCCGCGCAGGCAGCCAAGCCGAACCGCAAGATTGTGAAAGGACCAGATGGCAAGCCCAAGGTCAAACTCACCCGCGGTTCGCGCGCGTGCATAGC CTGTCGCAAGATCAAGATGCGTTGTATCCCAGACGACTCGAGCGGCCCCAACGGGCCGTGCAAG CGCTGCAAATCAGGCGGGCACGAGTGCATCTTTGAAGAGTCGAACCGCGGTAAGCGCAGCACGCGCAAGAATGAGGCTCTCGCAGCCAAGATTAACAAGATGGAAACGGCGCTCAAGGGCATTGGTGGA GCACTGGGCAGCCTGGATGCCTCGGCACTCAATTCCTTCTCGCAGGCGCTCCATGCGTCCACGAGCGATCCCGAGGTCATCTCTCTCATCTCGTCACACGCATCGCAGGCAGGACCGAGCCTTTCGTCCAGCCGCAGCTTCGGATACGGgcacgagggcgagagacGTGGCCCAGACGAATCCACCACCGGCAGCCATCTCCCCCCTCTTTCTCCACGACTGCATTCACTGCCGGACAACGTTCTCTCCCCGCTGGGTCTCCTGGCGGAGGCCAGTCTCCAAAACACTGATCCGGCAAAGAAGCACACTACCTTCTCCCGCAATGGCAATGTCCCAGTGCGCCCATCACCGCTGAGCCTTGGTGTGTCGGCCAAACTAGGACAGAACGGATCGAACCAGCGCCTCACGACGAGCGATGTGCGTGGGCACGGGCCAGAGgttggcgtcgcggcgtCCAACTACTTCAAACCCGGTAACCTGTCCATGCATCCGGGCGGTGATGAGCGTCTCCCTGAGCTCCTCAATCTCATCACTCGTGAGGAGATCGCCGAGCTGTTCCAGATATTCTTCAACCACA CAGTGTCTTTACACGTGCCTCTCCTGTACCGCGACTTCCACACGCCCGACCTCGTCTTGCAACGCAGCCAGTTTCTCTGCACAGT TATCTGCGCCATCGCAGCGCGTTATTACACGAAGCGGGATGTGCACCACAATCTGTCCATTTACGCAAAGCGCCTCGCGTTTGAGGTCCCCTCGCGAGGATACAAGAGCGTTGAGGTGTGCCAGGCGTACCTGCTGCTTTCGATGTGGACGCTCGGGCCAGAGAAGACGTTCGAGCAGGACCGGACCTGGTTGATGCTGGGCATGGCGATCCGCATGGCGACCGACTTGAACTTACATCGCAAGTCGATCATGTCGGGCTTGGATACGAAGGAGGGCCGGGAGCGAGACCTCGAG atcGTCAACCGAGAGCGCTGCTGGCTCATGTGTTTCGTGCTCGACCGGTCTGTCTCAGCGCAGATGGGCAAGCCATATACGTTGCGCGAGGATTACATTATCCGCGGCGCGTGCGAGAAGTCGTGGCACCAGCAGAGGTTCGCGCTGCCGTCTGACCACGCGTTGGCCGCGTACGTTGTGCTTCAGCAGATCATGAGCAGGGCCATCGACACGATTTACTCCTCCACAACGACGATTTCGGGATTGCGAGATGACTGTGACT acaTGCTTGTTGTCCGCTCGGCGCATGAGGAATTGCGACGATGGCTGTCTGAATGGAACCGCGGGCCGCAGCCTGACGGGCACGTCGAGTACGACTCTCGCGCGCAGTTCTACTACGCATACTCGTCGCTCGTGCTCTATTCGTTCGGCTTGGAgaacgcgctcgagcggTCCAAAATGGACATCTCGTTCTTCCTCACGAATGTGTACGAGGCCGCATCGCGTGTGTGCACAGTCGTCAAGAACCACTTCCTCGAACGAAGCTACCTGCCGTACCTACCCGACACGAACTTTGTTATGTGCAGCTACGCGCTGCTGTCGCTGCTTAAGCTCCTCAAGCCAGAACTGAGGAACTACCACGACTCGGAGGAGGCGATTTTCAAGCTTGTGACCGAGGTTGCGGACATCCTGGAGAACTGCGCGGTCGACTCGTCTCACCAGCCTGCGATCTACTCGGCGTTCATCCGCGAGATTGTGCGCAAGACACGCGAGAACCGCCGTGGGCCGAGCGCGCACCCCTCGCGCGCGGTCAGCAGGGCGGGCTCGCCGGGGCCGAACGGCACGGGCGAGTCGGGCCAGATGTTCGACCCGGCGCTCCTGCACGAGGTGACGTGGCCGCACGGCGACGTTCTCGGCGGTGAGACACACTTCGCATTCATACCGCAGGGCGGCGACATGATGATCATGCCGTCTGCAGCGGGCCCAAGTGAAAGCGTGCAGAACTCGCCGTCTGCGACGTTCGGCGGCGCTTACCAGTCCCAGACCACGCCGCAGGCATCCAACGGCTGGGCTGAGTACCTGCCTACGTTTATGAGTGCGGACGCGTTCGAcggatgggatgggagcATGCTCCTTCCCGGCTTCGGGAGAGGGCAGATGACATTGGCCGGCGGGCTGGTGCACTCGCAGTTCGGGAGCGGTATCAT tacACCTCTAGGGCGCAGtcccgccgcgtcgcgggCGGCTTCCCGTGCGGCGAGCCGCGCACAGTCGCCTGTGGGCAAGTAG
- a CDS encoding uncharacterized protein (Belongs to the mitochondrial carrier (TC 2.A.29) family) codes for MSETKTDFLHQPAVRAVLPFVNGGISGMVATTIVQPIDMVKVRIQLAGEGTAGGPKPTALGVTRQIITSGKFLDLYTGLSAGLLRQAIYTTARLGFFEKFMIAINERAKVNGTTVGFAERAAAGLGAGGIAAFIGNPCDLALIRMQSDGLKPPAERANYKNVIDALVRISKSEGVTALWAGCFPTVVRAMALNFGQLAFFSEAKAQFEARTNWSLKTRTLAASAVAGFFASFFSLPFDFVKTRLQKQTKGPQGQLQYTGMFDCFRKVAKQEGLGRFYRGFGTYYVRIAPHAMITLLVLDYLGFLTK; via the exons atgTCCGAGACTAAAACCGACTTCCTTCACCAGCCCGCCGTCCGCGCGGTGCTTCCCTTTGTCAACGGCGGTATCTCGGGTATGGTCGCGACCACTATCGTCCAGCCCATCGACATGGTCAAGGTTCGCATCCAGCTCGCCGGTGAAGGTACCGCCGGTGGACCCAAGCCCACTGCTCTCGGCGTCACCCGCCAGATCATCACGTCGGGCAagttcctcgacctctACACTGGTCTTTCCGCTGGTCTCCTCCGTCAGGCCATCTACACCACCGCGCGTCTCGGCTTCTTTGAGAAGTTTATGATTGCGATCAACGAGCGGGCCAAGGTGAACGGCACGACTGTCGGGTTCGCAGAGCGTGCTGCCGCTGGTCTCGGTGCTGGTGGTATCGCCGCCTTCATTGGAAACCCCTGTGACCTCGCACTCATCCGTATGCAGTCGGACGGCCTCAAGCCCCCAGCTGAGCGGGCAAACTACAAGAACGTCATTGACGCTCTCGTGCGCATCAGCAAGAGCGAGGGCGTCACGGCTCTCTGGGCTGGCTGCTTCCCCACCGTCGTCCGTGCCATGGCTCTCAACTTTGGTCAGctcgccttcttctccgaggccaaggcccaGTTTGAGGCTCGCACCAACTGGTCGCTCAAGACGCGCACGCTCGCCGCGTCGGCCGTCGCCGGCTTCTTCGCTTCGTTCTTCTCGCTCCCCTTCGACTTTGTCAAGACTCGCCTCCAGAAGCAGACCAAGGGACCCCAGGGCCAGCTCCAGTACACCGGCATGTTTGACTGCTTCCGCAAGGTCGCTAAGCAGGAGGGCCTTGGGCGCTTCTACCGTGGCTTCGGCACTTACTACGTCCGCATTGCCCCTCACGC TATGAtcaccctcctcgttctcgacTACCTTGGTTTCCTCACCAAGTAA
- a CDS encoding uncharacterized protein (Belongs to the sodium solute symporter (SSF) (TC 2.A.21) family) — translation MTTAILPQGAGYGVVIGMGLFFSAFIVLITKVQARYTRWQPSSAEEFNSASRSVPPGLIAAGIVSAWTWAATLLQSSATAYKFGISGPWWYAAGATVQVLLFAMLAAKLKLNAPYCHTFLEIVYARWGKVAHIVFLFFGLATNIIVSTMLILGGSATVTDLTGMNTIAACFLIPSGVAIYVLIGGMRATLIADFTHTLVLYCILAAFALVVYATSDIIGSPARMWELLHKAAENHPIKDNAGGSYLTLRSKSGLIFGVMNIVGNFGTVFNDQAYWQRAIASQPQTSVKAFIWGGLAWFGIPCTIATSLGLAAVVLAWGPQQLITLSPAEVGAGLPAVKAVGALMGKSGATAMLILLFLAVTSAASAEQIAVSSLLTYDVYGTYINKRPTERQILVASHCAIVGYALFMGAIATGFYYIGISMGYLYQLMGCIIGSAVVPVACCVSWRRANGSAAVAGAVLGFVAGVAGWLGLTAHMYGTINVETTFTDYPMLTGNLLSIGVGGIVTVVGSMIWPADFDWEITRAINADAGRKAAKLTEDPISENSSVTEVRLPSSGEKKDSVDGTIADTEAQNISDDASLRKAFRLAAYSALSLTFILLFAVPMPQFFTSYIYTQAGFTAWVCIVMMWLFAGMIAVGLYPLYEAREGLASVCRGIYRDLRRK, via the exons ATGACAACAGCTATCCTCCCCCAAGGCGCGGGGTACGGCGTCGTG atcGGCATGGGTCTCTTCTTCAGCGCATtcatcgtcctcatcaccaAAGTTCAAGCCCGCTACACGCGCTGGCAACCCAGTTCGGCAGAGGAGTTCAACTCTGCCTCGCGTTCCGTCCCGCCCGGCCTCATAGCGGCCGGAATCGTATCGGCGTGGACGTGGGCCGCAACCCTCCTACAGTCCTCGGCAACAGCGTACAAGTTCGGTATCTCTGGTCCGTGGTGGTACGCTGCCGGTGCGACGGTTCAAGTACTCCTATTCGCCATGTtggccgccaagctcaagctgaACGCCCCTTACTGCCACACCTTTCTCGAGATTGTTTATGCGCGCTGGGGCAAGGTCGCCCACATCGTGTTCCTGTTCTTCGGGCTCGCAACCAACATCATCGTCTCGACTAtgctcatcctcggcggTAGCGCTACCGTCACCGACCTTACGGGGATGAACACTATTGCTGCGTGTTTCCTCATCCCTTCTGGTGTGGCGATTTACGTGCTTATCGGCGGGATGCGCGCGACCCTCATCGCCGACTTTACGCATACCCTCGTGTTGTACTGTATCCTGGCGGCTTTCGCACTGGTCGTGTACGCGACGAGCGATATCATTGGCTCTCCAGCCCGGATGTGGGAGCTTCTCCACAAGGCTGCGGAGAACCACCCGATCAAGGACAACGCGGGTGGAAGCTACCTCACCCTCCGGTCTAAGAGCGGCCTCATCTTTGGTGTCATGAACATTGTCGGCAACTTTGGCACCGTCTTCAACGACCAGGCGTACTGGCAGCGCGCGATTGCCTCGCAACCCCAGACAAGCGTCAAGGCTTTCATCTGGGGCGGCTTAGCGTGGTTCGGCATCCCGTGCACCATCGCTACTTCGCTCGGTCTCGCGGCAGTCGTGCTCGCCTGGGGCCCACAGCAGCTCATCACGCTCTCCCCAGCCGAAGTTGGCGCTGGCCTGCCGGCGGTCAAGGCAGTTGGTGCGCTGATGGGCAAGAGTGGCGCGACGGCCAtgctcatcctcctcttcttgGCCGTTACGTCTGCCGCTAGCGCTGAGCAAATCGCTGTCTCCAGCCTCCTCACATATGACGTGTACGGGACGTACATCAACAAGCGGCCAACGGAGAGGCAGatcctcgtcgcctcgcACTGCGCCATTGTAGGATATGCGCTGTTCATGGGTGCGATCGCGACGGGATTCTACTACATTGGCATCAGCATGGGATACCTCTACCAGCTAATGGGGTGTATTATCGGAAGCGCGGTCGTCCCCGTTGCCTGCTGCGTTAGCTGGCGGCGTGCGAATGGAAGCGCAGCAGTGGCCGGCGCTGTGCTCGGCTTCGTCGCTGGTGTGGCTGGATGGTTGGGTCTCACGGCCCACATGTACGGCACGATCAACGTCGAGACGACATTCACCGACTACCCCATGCTCACGGgcaacctcctctccatcgGTGTTGGTGGTATTGTCACTGTCGTGGGGTCGATGATCTGGCCGGCCGATTTCGACTGGGAGATCACGCGTGCGAtcaacgccgacgcggGGCGCAAGGCAGCGAAACTCACCGAGGATCCGATTTCGGAAAACAGTTCCGTCACCGAGGTCCGCCTCCCTTCGTCCGgtgagaagaaggacaGCGTCGACGGAACGATCGCCGACACGGAGGCGCAGAATATATCCGATGACGCGTCGTTGCGTAAAGCGTTCCGACTTGCAGCCTACTCAGCCCTCAGCCTCAccttcatcctcctcttcgctGTTCCCATGCCCCAGTTTTTCACATCGTACATCTATACTCAGGCAGGCTTTACTGCATGGGTGTGTATCGTGATGATGTGGCTGTTTGCGGGCATGATCGCAGTCGGTCTATACCCGCTCTACGAGGCGCGGGAAGGGCTGGCAAGTGTTTGTCGGGGGATCTACCGCGACCTGCGGAGGAAGTAG